In one Bradyrhizobium sp. 4 genomic region, the following are encoded:
- a CDS encoding chromosomal replication initiator DnaA codes for MARVHNPTLFSAYFNVQSQALAAAGLIDPFVDVDVPLFIDPVLLEKSANQAIAKTAVERFRKHFEILVRMLAISKAEGDAAWKGARRQLDLSEPPENGLGYGGTGRSGNSRPELIREAILRTSKEVITLGASDPEMISMMGFFEEDVGPDTISDMTTTVIMDDLAEITETFCQAHGVPLFSFDICPTHNLPKYVNAKGKEVPIVLVPTDIVRDLPIANDWSDIERAAMENTRIRERVNRLLGGIAAPTVAERKAALRSAALGSAADFDFFLAAVKGNVSNYDPNLDALGYYRLKDILTNGLPDLKQAAAYNLKLGAHEILRVVNDTIELFKRHVEAGNLWEELWVNGKPKKERASQLIYYAIADCFCKANDVDISPEANMGGGPIDFKFSSGYQARVLVEMKRSGGTVVHGYEKQLEFYKTASQTDFAVFVVIDYGDGGNKVNEIRKIREERLKRGERASEIVVIDAMPKLSASKRK; via the coding sequence ATGGCTCGCGTGCATAATCCCACTCTCTTTTCAGCCTACTTCAACGTTCAGTCACAAGCGTTGGCGGCGGCCGGGCTCATCGATCCATTCGTGGATGTTGACGTACCGTTGTTCATCGATCCGGTGCTCTTAGAGAAATCCGCGAACCAAGCTATCGCAAAAACCGCAGTCGAGCGATTTCGGAAGCACTTCGAGATATTGGTCCGCATGCTTGCAATCTCCAAGGCTGAAGGTGATGCAGCATGGAAAGGTGCTCGACGGCAGCTTGATTTGAGTGAGCCGCCAGAGAACGGACTTGGCTATGGCGGAACTGGCCGATCAGGAAATTCGAGGCCTGAACTAATTCGCGAAGCGATCCTCCGAACGAGCAAGGAAGTGATCACACTAGGCGCAAGCGACCCGGAAATGATTTCCATGATGGGCTTCTTCGAGGAGGACGTCGGCCCTGATACGATCAGCGATATGACAACTACAGTGATCATGGATGACTTGGCGGAGATCACAGAGACTTTTTGTCAAGCACATGGGGTGCCGCTCTTCTCGTTTGATATTTGTCCAACTCACAACTTACCAAAATATGTGAATGCCAAAGGGAAGGAGGTGCCCATTGTTCTCGTGCCGACTGACATCGTGCGCGATTTGCCAATTGCGAATGACTGGTCGGACATAGAGCGGGCAGCGATGGAAAATACGCGCATCCGAGAACGTGTGAACCGACTCTTGGGAGGCATTGCGGCGCCAACTGTCGCAGAACGGAAAGCTGCACTCCGCAGCGCGGCGTTGGGATCAGCAGCCGACTTTGATTTTTTCTTAGCAGCCGTAAAGGGTAACGTAAGCAACTACGACCCCAACTTGGATGCGCTCGGCTACTATCGGCTCAAAGACATTCTCACAAACGGGCTTCCCGATCTTAAGCAGGCCGCGGCCTATAATCTCAAACTTGGAGCACACGAGATATTGCGTGTGGTCAATGACACCATTGAGCTGTTTAAGCGTCACGTTGAGGCTGGTAATCTTTGGGAAGAATTGTGGGTGAACGGGAAGCCAAAGAAAGAAAGGGCCTCTCAACTCATCTACTACGCGATCGCAGATTGCTTTTGCAAAGCGAACGACGTTGACATCTCACCTGAAGCAAACATGGGTGGCGGTCCCATCGACTTCAAGTTTTCAAGCGGCTATCAGGCGCGCGTCTTGGTTGAGATGAAGCGATCTGGCGGCACCGTTGTGCACGGTTACGAAAAGCAGCTGGAATTTTACAAAACAGCTTCACAAACTGATTTCGCGGTATTTGTCGTTATCGACTACGGAGACGGAGGCAATAAGGTCAATGAAATCAGAAAAATTAGAGAAGAGCGACTTAAGCGCGGAGAACGCGCGTCTGAGATTGTAGTGATTGATGCTATGCCAAAACTCTCAGCCAGCAAACGAAAGTAA
- a CDS encoding CaiB/BaiF CoA-transferase family protein codes for MERNEAELPLSGVTVVSLEQAIAAPLASRHLADWGARVIKIERPGDGDFCRDYDHVMNGMSSQFVWTNRSKESLAIDIKSPEGQEVLEALLPQADVFIQNLAPGAAERLGLDAASLLRKFPRIIACDVSGYGAGGPYSNKKAYDLLVQCEAGVLAINGTEAEPAKVGLSVVDIATGMYILNGVLMALYRRERTGKGTAFQASLFDSITDWMSYPAFYTESTGRPLPRTGARHATIAPYGPFRVGDGNTIFFGIQNDREWRSLCAIVLGDAAFADHPRFRTNPLRMQNRDDLQVHIEQRFAAMTSDEVLRLLDEASIANAHLNSVEAFLAHEQLRSRDRVQTVGSPCGPVMSFLPALTIPGLSPRMDPVPDVGQHNQSILSELGLAKET; via the coding sequence ATGGAGCGAAATGAGGCGGAGCTGCCGCTGTCGGGGGTGACGGTGGTCTCGCTCGAGCAGGCGATCGCGGCTCCTCTTGCCAGCCGGCATCTTGCGGACTGGGGCGCGCGCGTCATCAAGATCGAGCGGCCCGGCGATGGCGATTTCTGCCGCGACTACGATCACGTGATGAACGGGATGTCGAGCCAGTTCGTCTGGACCAACAGGTCGAAGGAGAGCCTCGCCATCGACATCAAGAGTCCTGAGGGCCAGGAGGTGCTCGAGGCCCTGCTGCCGCAGGCCGACGTCTTCATCCAGAACCTGGCGCCCGGCGCGGCGGAGCGGCTCGGCCTCGATGCTGCATCGCTGCTGCGAAAGTTTCCCCGCATCATTGCCTGCGACGTTTCGGGCTATGGCGCGGGCGGGCCCTACAGCAACAAGAAGGCCTACGATCTCCTGGTGCAGTGCGAGGCCGGCGTGCTCGCCATCAACGGCACCGAGGCGGAGCCCGCCAAGGTCGGGCTTTCGGTGGTCGATATCGCCACCGGCATGTACATCCTCAACGGCGTGCTGATGGCGCTATATCGCCGCGAACGCACCGGCAAGGGCACCGCGTTCCAGGCCTCGCTGTTCGATTCTATCACGGACTGGATGAGCTATCCCGCCTTCTACACGGAGAGTACGGGCCGGCCGCTGCCGCGCACCGGGGCAAGGCATGCAACGATAGCGCCGTATGGCCCGTTCCGCGTCGGCGACGGCAACACCATCTTCTTCGGCATCCAGAACGACCGGGAATGGCGATCGCTGTGCGCGATCGTGCTTGGCGACGCGGCCTTTGCTGACCATCCCCGCTTCCGCACCAATCCGCTGCGCATGCAGAACAGGGACGATCTGCAGGTCCATATCGAGCAGCGTTTTGCGGCGATGACCAGTGACGAGGTGCTGCGGCTGCTCGACGAGGCCTCGATCGCCAACGCGCATCTGAATTCGGTCGAGGCGTTCCTGGCGCACGAACAACTCCGCTCCCGTGACCGGGTGCAAACGGTTGGCTCTCCGTGCGGCCCGGTGATGAGCTTCCTGCCGGCTCTCACCATTCCCGGCCTGTCGCCCCGGATGGATCCGGTGCCCGACGTCGGGCAGCACAACCAATCCATCCTCAGCGAACTCGGTCTCGCAAAGGAGACATGA
- a CDS encoding AEC family transporter — protein sequence MATVLIVAPVFALIAAGYAAVLFRFVSESAHKGISEFAFSIAIPALLFRTIVVSEFPDVSPYRMWGAYYGALALTWIAALALSAVLRARREDREDGVVFAIGSVYGNIVMLGIPLTLSALGNEAAGPMALILSVNTPLLWLCGILQMELVSRKQAGSPLAVIRPVLADLARNPLMLGIGFGVVWRFTGLGLNPVVDRTIELLAQAGSPAALIALGINLFRFEVKGEMVSVVVMSALKLLAMPAAAFVLAKLLDLPPVAAGVIVLFAAMPTGANAYIFAAQYKRLVNPVSGAVALGTLLAAVTLPVVVWVVTR from the coding sequence ATGGCCACCGTGCTGATCGTCGCGCCGGTATTCGCGCTGATCGCGGCCGGCTATGCCGCGGTGCTGTTTCGCTTCGTCTCCGAGAGCGCGCACAAGGGCATCTCCGAATTCGCCTTCAGCATCGCCATTCCGGCGCTGCTGTTCCGCACCATCGTCGTGTCGGAATTCCCCGATGTCAGTCCCTACAGGATGTGGGGCGCCTATTACGGCGCGCTCGCGCTGACCTGGATCGCGGCGCTGGCGCTGTCGGCCGTGCTGCGCGCGCGGCGCGAAGACCGCGAGGACGGCGTCGTGTTCGCAATCGGCTCGGTCTACGGCAACATCGTGATGCTCGGCATTCCGCTGACGCTCTCGGCGCTGGGCAACGAGGCGGCGGGGCCGATGGCGCTGATCCTGTCGGTGAACACGCCGCTGCTCTGGCTCTGCGGCATCCTGCAAATGGAGCTTGTCAGCCGCAAGCAAGCCGGCTCGCCTCTGGCGGTGATCCGTCCCGTGCTAGCGGATCTCGCGCGCAATCCGCTGATGCTGGGGATCGGTTTTGGCGTCGTCTGGCGTTTTACCGGCCTCGGTCTCAATCCCGTCGTCGACCGGACCATCGAGCTGCTGGCGCAGGCGGGATCGCCAGCGGCGCTGATCGCGCTCGGCATCAATCTGTTCCGGTTCGAGGTGAAGGGCGAGATGGTGAGCGTCGTGGTGATGAGCGCGCTCAAACTGCTGGCGATGCCGGCGGCCGCGTTCGTGCTGGCAAAGCTGCTGGACCTTCCGCCGGTCGCGGCCGGCGTGATCGTGCTGTTCGCGGCGATGCCGACCGGCGCCAACGCCTACATCTTTGCGGCGCAATACAAGCGGTTGGTGAACCCGGTGTCGGGCGCGGTGGCGCTGGGGACGCTGCTGGCGGCGGTGACCCTGCCGGTGGTGGTGTGGGTGGTGACGAGGTGA
- a CDS encoding phasin, protein MTGTTDPFSASVIPFEVPEQMRAFAEKGVSQARESYAKFKDAAETHNGTVEAVFASAHKGVSEYTAKLMEFAKANTKAHLDFTQELFSVKAPQDAFALWTNHSRTQLETFQAQARELAEITQRAATAAAEPIKASAAKLYTPAA, encoded by the coding sequence ATGACAGGTACGACTGATCCATTCTCCGCCTCCGTCATTCCGTTCGAGGTGCCGGAGCAGATGCGTGCGTTCGCCGAAAAGGGCGTGTCGCAGGCCCGCGAGAGCTACGCCAAGTTCAAGGACGCCGCCGAAACCCACAACGGCACGGTCGAGGCTGTGTTCGCGTCCGCCCACAAGGGCGTCAGCGAATACACCGCCAAGCTGATGGAGTTCGCCAAGGCCAACACCAAGGCCCATCTCGACTTCACCCAGGAGCTGTTCAGCGTGAAGGCGCCGCAGGATGCGTTCGCGCTGTGGACCAACCATTCCAGGACGCAGCTCGAGACCTTCCAGGCCCAGGCCCGGGAGCTCGCCGAGATCACCCAGCGCGCGGCCACTGCCGCCGCCGAGCCGATCAAGGCCTCTGCCGCCAAGCTCTACACGCCTGCCGCCTGA
- the tenA gene encoding thiaminase II yields MSFFERLKTAASVEWRAYTEHPFTNGLADGSLPEAAFRHYLVQDYLFLIEFARAYALAVYKSPRLADMREAAAGLSAILDVEMNLHVKLCADWGLSPADLEQAPPAAEMLAYTRYVLDAGMRGDLLALKVALAPCVIGYAEIATRLASLPLADAATNAYRVWIAEYAGAPYQEVAARARAHMEHLADLYATPAREAELMAIFKEATRLEADFWEMAWRAGQRVQ; encoded by the coding sequence GTGAGTTTCTTCGAGCGTCTCAAGACAGCAGCATCCGTTGAGTGGCGGGCTTACACCGAGCATCCCTTCACGAATGGATTGGCGGACGGCTCGCTCCCCGAAGCTGCGTTTCGTCACTACCTCGTTCAGGACTATTTGTTCCTCATCGAGTTTGCGCGCGCCTACGCGCTCGCGGTCTACAAGTCGCCCAGGCTTGCCGACATGCGTGAGGCAGCCGCCGGCCTTTCGGCCATCCTCGATGTCGAGATGAACCTGCATGTGAAGCTCTGTGCCGATTGGGGTCTGTCGCCGGCCGACCTTGAACAGGCCCCTCCGGCGGCCGAGATGCTGGCCTATACACGCTACGTGCTCGACGCGGGAATGCGCGGCGACCTGCTGGCCCTCAAGGTGGCGCTTGCCCCCTGCGTGATCGGGTATGCGGAGATCGCAACGCGGCTCGCCTCGCTCCCCCTCGCGGACGCTGCGACGAACGCCTACCGCGTTTGGATCGCCGAGTACGCCGGCGCGCCGTACCAGGAGGTCGCAGCCAGAGCGCGGGCGCACATGGAGCATCTCGCCGATCTCTACGCCACGCCGGCGCGCGAGGCAGAGCTGATGGCGATCTTCAAGGAAGCCACCCGACTCGAGGCCGACTTCTGGGAGATGGCCTGGCGCGCGGGTCAGCGCGTTCAATAG
- a CDS encoding CoA ester lyase: protein MAPQRPTRVYLAVPAHRSRLVAKAAASAADAVFMDLEDAVPPSEKNVALEEAARALSSLDWGNKVVAVRLNAVDSPFIAQEIRKLAALPRLDSVIVPKAERASDIAAIADQLRAAAPGRSSPVGLELLIETALGLVNVDALAAAHQSVGALHLGVGDFAASIGARSSEIGASPDGYRHVGSAQSGYASAPLDLFAYPMMRLLVAARAFGLRAIDGPCGAFRDAQLTESSALKAAAMGFDGKQVIHPDQIEPTLRAFVPSETELAHARRVVEAMEQAEAQGQGAVTLDGKMIDYANVRMARRIIEMGS from the coding sequence ATGGCCCCTCAGCGGCCGACGCGGGTCTATCTGGCCGTTCCCGCGCATCGCTCCCGTCTCGTCGCCAAGGCTGCTGCCTCGGCCGCAGACGCGGTGTTCATGGACCTCGAGGACGCGGTGCCGCCGTCGGAGAAAAACGTGGCATTGGAAGAAGCTGCGCGGGCGCTGTCCTCGCTGGACTGGGGCAACAAGGTCGTCGCGGTCAGGCTCAACGCCGTCGATAGCCCCTTCATCGCGCAGGAAATCCGCAAGCTCGCTGCGCTGCCCAGGCTGGATTCTGTGATCGTGCCGAAGGCGGAGCGGGCGAGCGACATCGCCGCCATTGCCGATCAGCTGCGCGCGGCCGCGCCGGGTCGCTCTTCTCCCGTCGGGCTCGAACTGCTGATCGAGACCGCGCTGGGCCTCGTCAATGTCGACGCGCTCGCCGCCGCGCACCAAAGTGTCGGCGCGCTTCATCTCGGCGTCGGCGATTTCGCCGCCTCGATCGGCGCCCGCTCCTCCGAAATCGGCGCGTCGCCGGACGGCTATCGGCACGTCGGCTCCGCCCAGAGCGGCTATGCCTCCGCTCCGCTCGATCTGTTCGCCTATCCGATGATGCGCCTGCTGGTGGCCGCGCGCGCGTTCGGCCTGCGCGCGATCGACGGCCCGTGCGGCGCGTTCCGGGATGCCCAACTGACGGAAAGCAGCGCGCTCAAGGCGGCCGCGATGGGTTTTGACGGCAAGCAGGTGATCCATCCCGACCAGATCGAACCGACGCTGCGGGCGTTCGTCCCGTCGGAGACCGAACTCGCGCACGCGCGGCGGGTGGTCGAGGCCATGGAGCAGGCCGAGGCGCAGGGCCAGGGCGCGGTGACGCTCGATGGCAAGATGATCGACTATGCCAACGTGCGGATGGCGCGCCGGATCATCGAGATGGGGTCGTAG
- a CDS encoding 4-hydroxy-tetrahydrodipicolinate synthase, whose product MTGLQEQLHGLWLPLVTPFRDGALDERSLRRLTRHYSGQAVDGFILGATSGEGMTLRDAELERLVAIVRNELAIGHSKIPICLGLSGADTSRLKERLDATADWPIDGYLIASPYYVRPSQRGLLAHFEALADHAAWPLALYNIPYRTSVNISNQTLLRLAEHPNIIGLKDCGASREQSIALLRDRPADFRVLTGEDANYFEALSDGADGGIVLSAHLETATFAAVHAELKRGNHDAALARWQEVADLTRLLFTEPSPAPAKYWLWRTGLIDSPEVRLPMVEVGSELAVQLDREIERRMQVAA is encoded by the coding sequence ATGACCGGACTACAGGAACAATTGCACGGGCTCTGGCTGCCGCTGGTGACGCCGTTTCGCGACGGCGCCCTCGACGAGAGGTCGCTGCGGCGGCTGACCCGGCATTACAGCGGACAGGCCGTCGACGGCTTCATCCTGGGGGCGACCTCCGGTGAAGGCATGACGCTACGCGACGCCGAGCTCGAACGCCTCGTCGCCATCGTGCGCAACGAGCTGGCCATCGGCCACAGCAAGATTCCGATCTGCCTTGGACTTTCAGGTGCGGACACGTCGCGGCTGAAGGAGCGTCTCGACGCGACCGCGGACTGGCCGATCGATGGTTATCTGATCGCGAGCCCGTATTATGTGCGGCCGTCGCAGCGCGGCCTCCTGGCGCATTTCGAGGCGCTCGCCGATCACGCCGCCTGGCCGCTCGCGCTCTACAACATTCCCTACCGCACCTCGGTCAATATCTCCAACCAGACCCTGCTGCGGCTTGCCGAACATCCGAACATCATCGGCCTGAAGGATTGCGGCGCGAGCCGCGAGCAATCCATCGCCCTGCTGCGCGACCGGCCCGCGGACTTTCGCGTGCTGACCGGCGAGGATGCGAATTATTTCGAGGCGCTCAGCGACGGTGCCGACGGCGGCATCGTGCTGTCAGCCCACCTCGAGACCGCGACGTTTGCGGCTGTCCATGCCGAGCTGAAGCGCGGCAATCACGATGCGGCGCTGGCGCGCTGGCAGGAGGTCGCGGACCTGACGCGCCTGTTGTTCACCGAGCCCAGTCCCGCGCCGGCAAAATACTGGCTGTGGCGCACGGGCCTGATCGACAGCCCCGAAGTGCGCCTGCCGATGGTGGAGGTCGGCAGCGAACTCGCCGTCCAGCTCGACCGCGAGATCGAGCGGCGCATGCAAGTCGCGGCGTAG
- the trxB gene encoding thioredoxin-disulfide reductase yields the protein MSAAVHAKVIIIGSGPAGYTAAIYAARAMLEPILIQGIQAGGQLTITTDVENYPGFADVIQGPWLMEQMEKQALHVGTQIKTDLVTKLDTSQRPFRLTCDSGDVYLADTVILATGAQARWLGLPSEAKFQGGGVSACATCDGFFYRNKQVVVVGGGNTAVEEALYLTNHASQVTIVHRRDHFRAERILQERLFKHPKIKVIWDSAVDEICGTENPNKVTHVRLKNFKTGALTDVPTDGVFVAIGHAPATELVAGQIKLKPSGYVEVAPNSTATSVPGLFAAGDVADETYRQAVTAAGLGCMAALEAERFLALRASERAAAE from the coding sequence ATGTCCGCCGCTGTCCATGCAAAGGTCATCATCATCGGCTCCGGCCCCGCCGGCTACACGGCGGCGATCTACGCCGCGCGCGCGATGCTGGAGCCGATCCTGATCCAGGGCATCCAGGCGGGCGGCCAGCTCACCATCACCACAGACGTCGAGAACTATCCGGGCTTCGCCGACGTGATCCAAGGCCCCTGGCTGATGGAGCAGATGGAGAAGCAGGCGCTGCATGTGGGCACCCAGATCAAGACTGATCTGGTGACCAAGCTCGACACCTCGCAACGCCCCTTTCGCCTCACCTGCGACAGCGGTGACGTCTATCTCGCCGACACCGTCATCCTCGCCACCGGCGCCCAGGCGCGCTGGCTCGGGTTGCCGTCCGAAGCGAAATTCCAGGGTGGCGGCGTGTCGGCCTGTGCCACCTGTGACGGCTTCTTCTACCGCAACAAGCAAGTCGTAGTGGTCGGCGGCGGCAATACGGCGGTCGAGGAAGCGCTGTACCTCACCAACCATGCCTCGCAGGTCACCATCGTGCATCGTCGCGATCACTTCCGCGCCGAACGCATCCTGCAGGAGCGTCTGTTCAAGCACCCTAAGATCAAGGTGATCTGGGACTCAGCCGTCGACGAGATCTGCGGTACCGAGAACCCGAACAAGGTCACCCATGTGCGACTGAAGAACTTCAAGACCGGCGCGTTGACCGATGTGCCGACCGACGGCGTCTTCGTCGCCATCGGGCATGCCCCGGCGACCGAGCTCGTGGCCGGCCAGATCAAGCTGAAACCGTCGGGCTATGTCGAGGTCGCCCCGAACTCGACCGCCACCTCGGTGCCCGGACTGTTCGCCGCCGGCGACGTCGCCGACGAAACTTATCGTCAAGCGGTGACGGCGGCCGGCCTCGGCTGCATGGCGGCGCTCGAGGCGGAACGATTTTTGGCCCTGCGCGCCAGCGAGCGCGCGGCAGCGGAATAG
- the greA gene encoding transcription elongation factor GreA, translating into MEKVPMTAGGFAALGEELKKRQSEDRPRIIEHIAEARSHGDLSENAEYHAAKEEQSHNEGRIAELEDKLARADIIDISKLSGDTIKFGATVTLVDEDTEKKTVWQIVGEVEADAKKGRISITSPLARALIGKKKGSTVEVNAPGGAKAYEITKVEWR; encoded by the coding sequence ATGGAAAAGGTACCGATGACTGCGGGCGGCTTTGCCGCGCTCGGGGAAGAACTGAAGAAGCGCCAGTCGGAGGACCGTCCGCGGATCATCGAGCATATCGCCGAGGCGCGCTCGCACGGAGACCTGTCGGAGAACGCGGAATACCACGCCGCGAAGGAAGAGCAGTCCCACAATGAAGGCCGCATCGCCGAGCTCGAGGACAAGCTCGCGCGCGCCGACATCATCGACATCTCGAAGCTGTCCGGCGACACCATCAAGTTCGGCGCGACCGTGACACTGGTCGACGAGGACACCGAAAAGAAGACGGTGTGGCAGATCGTCGGCGAGGTCGAGGCCGACGCCAAGAAGGGCCGCATCTCCATCACCTCGCCGCTCGCGCGCGCGCTGATCGGCAAGAAGAAGGGTTCAACCGTCGAGGTCAACGCACCCGGCGGCGCCAAGGCTTATGAGATTACCAAGGTGGAGTGGCGGTAA
- a CDS encoding ParA family protein: MNVIVFASRKGGSGKSTLAAHLAAQIKATKPILLVDADPQGSLTLWHKLRGTNEPPIKSAVNSVSGIVSAAKRDGYEWVLIDTPPNLSAVVDDAIRNATMVVIPARPGVFDVNAVQETIQMCRAARKPYAVVLNGAPARRDESESPIVTIAREALAKFRAPVWGGQITNRSDLLMALSHGEGAREYQAESRAAQEIARLWAAIERSVKAIRGTASASGAMHKQAA, from the coding sequence ATGAACGTTATTGTTTTTGCATCGCGTAAAGGTGGCTCGGGCAAGAGTACGCTGGCCGCGCATCTTGCCGCGCAGATCAAGGCGACCAAGCCGATCCTGCTCGTCGATGCGGATCCGCAAGGCTCGCTCACGCTGTGGCACAAGCTGCGTGGCACCAACGAACCGCCGATCAAGTCCGCGGTCAACTCGGTCAGCGGCATCGTCTCCGCTGCCAAGCGCGACGGTTATGAATGGGTGTTGATCGACACGCCGCCGAACCTGTCGGCCGTCGTCGACGACGCCATCCGCAATGCCACCATGGTGGTGATTCCCGCCCGTCCCGGCGTGTTCGACGTCAACGCGGTGCAGGAAACCATCCAGATGTGCCGTGCGGCGCGCAAGCCCTACGCGGTCGTGCTCAACGGAGCGCCGGCGCGCCGCGACGAGTCCGAAAGCCCGATCGTCACCATCGCCCGCGAGGCGCTGGCGAAGTTCCGTGCTCCGGTGTGGGGCGGCCAGATCACCAACCGTTCGGATCTGCTGATGGCGTTGAGCCACGGCGAGGGCGCGCGGGAATATCAGGCCGAGAGTCGTGCGGCTCAGGAAATCGCAAGGCTGTGGGCGGCGATCGAACGTTCGGTGAAGGCTATTCGCGGCACGGCGTCGGCTTCCGGCGCAATGCACAAGCAGGCGGCGTAA
- a CDS encoding Lrp/AsnC family transcriptional regulator, with translation MSRNLDEIDLKILTEIQADGRITNVELAKRVGISPPPCLRRVRALEEEGYIHGYRGLLDARKLGFDVTVFAAVHLSSQAEADLRAFEEFVRAEPLVRECWMLSGEVDFILKCVAPDMATFQDFVTHLTAAPHVRNVRTSLVLHNSKYEAAVPLDVRGRR, from the coding sequence GTGTCGCGGAACCTAGACGAGATCGACCTGAAAATTCTCACCGAGATTCAGGCCGACGGTCGAATCACGAATGTCGAGCTGGCCAAGCGCGTCGGCATTTCGCCACCGCCCTGCCTGCGCCGAGTCCGGGCGCTGGAGGAGGAGGGGTATATCCATGGCTATCGCGGGCTCTTGGACGCGCGCAAGCTCGGCTTCGACGTCACGGTGTTTGCCGCAGTGCACCTCTCCAGCCAGGCCGAGGCGGATTTGCGCGCCTTCGAGGAGTTCGTCCGCGCCGAGCCGCTGGTGCGCGAGTGCTGGATGCTGTCGGGCGAAGTCGATTTCATCCTGAAATGCGTCGCACCCGACATGGCCACCTTCCAGGATTTCGTCACCCATTTGACCGCCGCCCCGCACGTCCGCAACGTGCGGACCTCGCTGGTGCTGCACAATTCGAAATACGAGGCGGCCGTGCCGCTCGACGTGAGGGGACGAAGGTAG
- a CDS encoding LysR family transcriptional regulator, whose amino-acid sequence MARTRDGFTDMDWDKLKVFHAAAEAGSFTHAGEQLGLSQSAVSRQVSALEQELSVSLFHRHARGLILTEQGDLLFRTAHDVFMQLQAARAKLTDSRERPSGDLKITTTPGVGINWLIPRLGEFTALYPEIRISLIVTDEELDLSMREADVAIRTRKPTQPDLIQRKLFAMGFHAYCSPDYIKRFGTPRTLEELDSHRIITLSDGNFAPHLQNRNWLVEAGRNGSGPREAYFRVNNILGLVRACQQGLGIAALPDYLIEEQSRLVQLFGESDSIQLDTYFVYPEELKTVARVQVFRDFVVSKAQRWPS is encoded by the coding sequence ATGGCAAGAACACGCGACGGATTTACGGATATGGACTGGGACAAGCTGAAGGTGTTTCACGCCGCGGCGGAAGCGGGCAGCTTCACGCACGCGGGCGAGCAGCTCGGCCTGTCGCAATCGGCAGTGTCACGCCAGGTCTCGGCACTGGAGCAGGAGCTCTCGGTCTCGCTGTTCCACCGCCACGCCCGCGGCCTGATCCTCACCGAACAGGGCGACCTCCTGTTCCGCACCGCCCATGACGTGTTCATGCAGCTGCAGGCGGCGCGCGCGAAACTGACCGACAGCCGCGAGCGGCCGAGCGGCGATCTCAAGATCACCACCACGCCCGGCGTCGGCATCAACTGGCTGATCCCCAGGCTTGGCGAATTCACCGCGCTCTATCCGGAAATCCGGATCTCGCTGATCGTCACCGACGAGGAGCTTGATCTCTCGATGCGCGAGGCCGATGTCGCGATCCGCACCCGCAAGCCGACGCAGCCGGATCTCATCCAGCGCAAGCTGTTCGCGATGGGCTTCCACGCTTATTGCTCGCCCGATTACATCAAGCGCTTCGGCACGCCGCGCACGCTGGAGGAGCTCGACTCCCACCGCATCATCACGCTCTCCGACGGCAACTTCGCGCCGCATCTTCAGAACCGCAACTGGCTAGTGGAAGCGGGGCGCAACGGCTCGGGTCCGCGCGAAGCCTATTTCAGGGTCAACAACATTCTCGGCCTCGTCCGCGCCTGTCAGCAGGGTCTCGGCATCGCCGCGTTGCCGGACTATCTGATCGAAGAACAGAGCCGCCTCGTGCAGCTGTTCGGCGAATCGGATTCGATCCAGCTCGATACGTATTTTGTTTATCCGGAAGAGCTGAAGACGGTCGCGCGCGTGCAAGTGTTCCGCGACTTCGTGGTGAGCAAGGCGCAGCGCTGGCCGTCCTGA